Proteins from a single region of Strix aluco isolate bStrAlu1 chromosome 5, bStrAlu1.hap1, whole genome shotgun sequence:
- the LOC141923689 gene encoding olfactory receptor 2A12-like isoform X2 — MQGNETTVTEFILLGFSSNPALQLCLFGLFSVLYSATLMGNALVFVLICLDYRLHSPMYFFLCHLSIVDICYASNNVPHMLRNLLGQGRTISFAGCGTQIHLYLIFALTECVLLAVMSYDRYVAICHPLRYALIMNWRLCLTLAAVSWAFGFVFGTLQASLALHLPFCGPCEVDHFFCEILAVLKLACTDTTANKVLIFVVCVCFLLFPLALILISYLHILATILRIRSAPGWHKTFSTCGSHLTVVGLFYGNAIFMYMGPQSSNSSGREKVLSLFYSLVSPCLNPLIYSLRNKQVKEALMKLQRRRRVFHSM; from the exons ATGCAAGGG AATGAAACAACTGTCACAGAATTCATCCTCCTGGGGTTCTCCAGcaacccagccctgcagctctgcctctttgGCCTTTTCTCTGTCCTCTACTCTGCCACTCTGATGGGAAATGCACTTGTCTTTGTGCTTATCTGCCTGGACTACCGTCTCCACagccccatgtacttcttcctctgCCACCTCTCCATTGTGGACATCTGCTACGCCTCCAACAATGTCCCCCATATGCTGAGGAACCTCCTTGGACAAGGCAGAACCATCTCCTTTGCTGGGTGTGGGACACAGATACATCTTTATTTAATCTTTGCACTTACAGAGTGCGTGCTGCTGGCCGTGATGTCTTATGATCGCTATGTGGCAATCTGCCATCCCCTCCGCTACGCCCTCATCATGAACTGGAGGCTGTGCCTCACTCTTGCTGCAGTTTCATGGGCTTTTGGGTTTGTATTTGGTACACTACAAGCCTCTCTGGCTTTACACCTGCCTTTTTGTGGCCCGTGTGAGGTTGACCACTTCTTCTGTGAAATCCTTGCTGTCCTAAAGCTAGCCTGCACTGACACTACTGCCAATAAAGTCCTGATCTTTGTTGTTTGCGtgtgcttcctcctcttccctttagCCTTAATCCTAATTTCCTACCTGCACATCCTGGCCACCATTCTGCGCATCCGCTCTGCGCCAGGATGGCACAAAACATTCTCCACCTGTGGCTCCCACCTGACTGTGGTGGGTCTGTTTTATGGAAATGCCATCTTCATGTACATGGGGCCTCAGAGCAGTAACTCATCTGGGAGGGAGAAAGTTCTTTCCCTTTTCTACAGTCTTGTCAGCCCCTGTTTGAACCCCCTGATTTACAGTCTGAGGAACAAGCAGGTGAAGGAAGCCTTGATGAAGCTTCAGAGAAGGAGAAGAGTCTTTCATTCCATGTAG
- the LOC141923689 gene encoding olfactory receptor 2A12-like isoform X1: MKEINETTVTEFILLGFSSNPALQLCLFGLFSVLYSATLMGNALVFVLICLDYRLHSPMYFFLCHLSIVDICYASNNVPHMLRNLLGQGRTISFAGCGTQIHLYLIFALTECVLLAVMSYDRYVAICHPLRYALIMNWRLCLTLAAVSWAFGFVFGTLQASLALHLPFCGPCEVDHFFCEILAVLKLACTDTTANKVLIFVVCVCFLLFPLALILISYLHILATILRIRSAPGWHKTFSTCGSHLTVVGLFYGNAIFMYMGPQSSNSSGREKVLSLFYSLVSPCLNPLIYSLRNKQVKEALMKLQRRRRVFHSM; this comes from the exons ATGAAGGAGATT AATGAAACAACTGTCACAGAATTCATCCTCCTGGGGTTCTCCAGcaacccagccctgcagctctgcctctttgGCCTTTTCTCTGTCCTCTACTCTGCCACTCTGATGGGAAATGCACTTGTCTTTGTGCTTATCTGCCTGGACTACCGTCTCCACagccccatgtacttcttcctctgCCACCTCTCCATTGTGGACATCTGCTACGCCTCCAACAATGTCCCCCATATGCTGAGGAACCTCCTTGGACAAGGCAGAACCATCTCCTTTGCTGGGTGTGGGACACAGATACATCTTTATTTAATCTTTGCACTTACAGAGTGCGTGCTGCTGGCCGTGATGTCTTATGATCGCTATGTGGCAATCTGCCATCCCCTCCGCTACGCCCTCATCATGAACTGGAGGCTGTGCCTCACTCTTGCTGCAGTTTCATGGGCTTTTGGGTTTGTATTTGGTACACTACAAGCCTCTCTGGCTTTACACCTGCCTTTTTGTGGCCCGTGTGAGGTTGACCACTTCTTCTGTGAAATCCTTGCTGTCCTAAAGCTAGCCTGCACTGACACTACTGCCAATAAAGTCCTGATCTTTGTTGTTTGCGtgtgcttcctcctcttccctttagCCTTAATCCTAATTTCCTACCTGCACATCCTGGCCACCATTCTGCGCATCCGCTCTGCGCCAGGATGGCACAAAACATTCTCCACCTGTGGCTCCCACCTGACTGTGGTGGGTCTGTTTTATGGAAATGCCATCTTCATGTACATGGGGCCTCAGAGCAGTAACTCATCTGGGAGGGAGAAAGTTCTTTCCCTTTTCTACAGTCTTGTCAGCCCCTGTTTGAACCCCCTGATTTACAGTCTGAGGAACAAGCAGGTGAAGGAAGCCTTGATGAAGCTTCAGAGAAGGAGAAGAGTCTTTCATTCCATGTAG
- the LOC141923689 gene encoding olfactory receptor 2A12-like isoform X3 gives MQNETTVTEFILLGFSSNPALQLCLFGLFSVLYSATLMGNALVFVLICLDYRLHSPMYFFLCHLSIVDICYASNNVPHMLRNLLGQGRTISFAGCGTQIHLYLIFALTECVLLAVMSYDRYVAICHPLRYALIMNWRLCLTLAAVSWAFGFVFGTLQASLALHLPFCGPCEVDHFFCEILAVLKLACTDTTANKVLIFVVCVCFLLFPLALILISYLHILATILRIRSAPGWHKTFSTCGSHLTVVGLFYGNAIFMYMGPQSSNSSGREKVLSLFYSLVSPCLNPLIYSLRNKQVKEALMKLQRRRRVFHSM, from the coding sequence ATGCAGAATGAAACAACTGTCACAGAATTCATCCTCCTGGGGTTCTCCAGcaacccagccctgcagctctgcctctttgGCCTTTTCTCTGTCCTCTACTCTGCCACTCTGATGGGAAATGCACTTGTCTTTGTGCTTATCTGCCTGGACTACCGTCTCCACagccccatgtacttcttcctctgCCACCTCTCCATTGTGGACATCTGCTACGCCTCCAACAATGTCCCCCATATGCTGAGGAACCTCCTTGGACAAGGCAGAACCATCTCCTTTGCTGGGTGTGGGACACAGATACATCTTTATTTAATCTTTGCACTTACAGAGTGCGTGCTGCTGGCCGTGATGTCTTATGATCGCTATGTGGCAATCTGCCATCCCCTCCGCTACGCCCTCATCATGAACTGGAGGCTGTGCCTCACTCTTGCTGCAGTTTCATGGGCTTTTGGGTTTGTATTTGGTACACTACAAGCCTCTCTGGCTTTACACCTGCCTTTTTGTGGCCCGTGTGAGGTTGACCACTTCTTCTGTGAAATCCTTGCTGTCCTAAAGCTAGCCTGCACTGACACTACTGCCAATAAAGTCCTGATCTTTGTTGTTTGCGtgtgcttcctcctcttccctttagCCTTAATCCTAATTTCCTACCTGCACATCCTGGCCACCATTCTGCGCATCCGCTCTGCGCCAGGATGGCACAAAACATTCTCCACCTGTGGCTCCCACCTGACTGTGGTGGGTCTGTTTTATGGAAATGCCATCTTCATGTACATGGGGCCTCAGAGCAGTAACTCATCTGGGAGGGAGAAAGTTCTTTCCCTTTTCTACAGTCTTGTCAGCCCCTGTTTGAACCCCCTGATTTACAGTCTGAGGAACAAGCAGGTGAAGGAAGCCTTGATGAAGCTTCAGAGAAGGAGAAGAGTCTTTCATTCCATGTAG
- the LOC141924003 gene encoding olfactory receptor 10T2-like, protein MRNFMMNETKVMEFILIGFSDFPDLQIPLFVFFFLTYLATLTGNVLLMTIIRVHRHLHIPMYFFLSILSLSETCYTFSIIPKMLVNLITEEKSISFTGCAVQMFFFIGFGGTNCMLLTAMGYDRCVAICKPLHYRVLMNDRVCIQLVAFATVTGFTLSLIDTYFIFTLPFCGEKEINHFFCDMAPVIQAACTENNGIEIVIFIFCIVVVFGSFLLILLSYVLIFNTILKIPSTKGKCKAFSTCASHLTVVIVHFGCASIIYLRPKSVYSLEKDTLISVTYTVVTPLLNPVVYSLRNKDVHLALRKSLGRNLCAWVR, encoded by the coding sequence ATGAGAAACTTCATGATGAATGAAACCAAAGTGATGGAGTTCATCTTGATTGGATTTTCAGACTTTCCAGATCTGCAGATTccattatttgtcttttttttcctgacttacCTGGCCACCCTCACTGGAAATGTCCTGCTAATGACAATTATCAGGGTTCATCGTCATCTTCACATCCccatgtatttcttcctttccattcTCTCTTTGTCAGAAACTTGTTACACATTTTCTATCATTCCCAAGATGCTGGTAAATCTAATAACAGAAGAAAAGTCCATTTCTTTTACTGGTTGTGCTgttcagatgtttttcttcattgGCTTTGGAGGCACTAACTGTATGCTTCTAACAGCAATGGGGTATGACCGGTGTGTGGCTATATGTAAACCTTTACATTACAGAGTCCTCATGAACGACAGAGTCTGTATTCAGCTGGTGGCCTTTGCAACAGTGACTGGCTTTACTTTGTCCCTGATAGATACCTACTTTATCTTCACATTGCCTTTCTGTGGAGAGAAGGAAATTAATCACTTCTTCTGTGACATGGCTCCCGTCATTCAGGCAGCTTGCACAGAAAATAATGGAATCGAGatagtgatttttattttctgcattgtGGTTGTGTTTGGCTCATTCTTGCTGATTCTTCTCTCATATGTTTTGATCTTCAACACCATCCTCAAGATCCCCTCTACTAAGGGCAAATGTAAAGCCTTTTCCACTTGTGCCTCACATCTCACTGTGGTTATTGTGCACTTTGGGTGTGCCTCCATCATCTATTTAAGGCCCAAATCTGTGTATTCCCTAGAGAAGGACACTCTGATTTCTGTCACTTACACTGTGGTGACACCCTTGCTGAACCCTGTGG